The nucleotide sequence caaaattacttttccaatgacataaaactcgttgctgtaactcaaaaactcgaaaagttacagaaaatagaaattttgctagaatcttaagtgtgtcctctctcacacgatcattattatagggcagtcaatgagagctccgaattccatcctactacatcgatgtacttgatattttcacagtaagtagggaatagctcaagaaacaaaatctaccctatatactatggagcttttatcttggggcaattcccaccccttcaagggggtagaaaatttgttggtcaaaataagcatggaagtggctagagaacctatttttaagtaaaaattgatctatacttttttttgagaactcaatactttttgagttacgcgtagttgaaaattggccatttccatttaaaaatgacacgttttcggacggttttttgtgaataccttaaaaactatgcatcaaactaaaatcactatataattttctttttagattataaataacaaagagattcgttccttcgtaaattttctatttacatataatacaaaaagagatatggtaggtaaaaagagtttgatttttggtgcatgctcaaagtgctcatgcttttgtagtgtttgaaaaggcctttaaaacgagcaccgttaaatgtcggttacattcaaactaagcgagatatggtgcaaaaaattatatgactaatgtactttaaggaaaaatgagaagtacatacatttaacccctcatccaccagcatttaaatgcattgtttttcttttgcaatacctcttaatatagtgttatttctactttcaaaaagttggacgggtttaaaatgaaaggtttttgaaaaaaaataagaacaaattatagagcgcatttttaaattttcttaaaattcttccttttgctccatgcaatttgaaaataaaatatctgcgagaagtggtgggaaccgtccccatgataaaagcgccatagtatatagtatataggatagactttgaattaggagattgggctactcccaaaatttcattaaaatccatgcagtaaaatgcaaatattgtaaactattaatttctcagaaaaattaactaatttgaaatgcaagtatgactaatattctattgatttatgcaataatctatagtgtgtccccgaaatatggcatcgaacattttctcaaatgcaggaattaatgatgcgtagaaccataaaatattttcaggtatacaaggtgtttctaaaatatcaaaataacgagtaactttgttatttttatagaatgccagtatctagtacgataacgataatagatcggtacgataaagttttTAATCTTATTTAACTCGCATAGAGAAACTTATATAGGCCATCCAGGCCTATAGGGATTTGCTATATAGACCTGGGATATTTGGAATATAGCCTCTTTGAGCGGAGGCCGCGCAAataatccaatttcaattctataaagtGAATTGAATAGTTGGAGTGctcttttatatgtaaaaaaattggcaAACTCCTACATGGTtaagtttttgttgtgcaagattttataTAGTACAATTAAAAGTATTTTTTACAGATGTGGcaaaatactgaaacatttaaacTTCAATCCTTGCAGAAAGATCCCCCCATTTACGTGGCTGTCGAAATGTATTTCGATCTGCATACCTTCCACCTGTTTCGGGCACGACAACGCATCCACCTTCACCACGACAACTACGAGTTCATCGAGGAGATCGACATCGGCCACATCCCTGAGGCACACCATAAGAGTGCAACCCCCGCTGCAAAATGGACACAAAGTGGCTATTTCAATTGTCTAGTCATTTGTAGGTCTGTAAAGCTGACAGCTTTATTTGTAATCATTCCATTCATAATAAAGGACATGTATAAAAAGTGTTGTAAATTTTGATTAAATAAAGTATTTACCATAACTTAGTTTAtaattgtacattttttttattgtattttcttAGCAGCAAAATGAAACCAAAGAACGGCAGAACTAAAGACTTCTTACGCTAGAAAACAAATTCTGGTTATAACCTACATAAATCCTAGCATTATGCAATTTACAAAGCAGACGGACCATAAATGGGTAGATATGAGGAATCTACAATATGCATTCCACAGCACGTCAATTTATCTATGTAAAAATCCAACGAATTTGATTCTTAGTACTCAATTTATGAGTAAACCAAGGTAGGTaatgaacagtttaatatttaatttcgTTTCAGAGATGATCACCATATGTTTATGCTATGTTATTCTTATCTATTATATTTACAAATATTGACTCTAGAGCTGCCGAGTCAATATTTAAGAACATTCAGTGACAAGATATGAGCAtcaatatagggcttttcattcacagtcatttgtttcgagcttctgtcatgtgtcacataatattaatatatctacgtcatacgttattggtatatatcaatgatacaaaccaaagacgtatgacttagatatattaatattatgtgacaaatgacagaagctcgaaacaaatgacaatcgatgaaaagccctataggtgGAAAAAGATTAAATCATCTGTTTGCggatgtagtcctgtcgccagggggggtacaacggcctccttaattcagatggacttacccaagtttttttatgtattttgacccgtagaacacgaatttttgggtaacagttgatccggatgtcgataaggttgttataaacaaagaatttgaggaattacataacagcgatttttcgcaaagcaaaacatttttttgtattttttggataattctcagcaaaaaatagtcttacaagttttttcgtaggatgcatagttttcgagataaacgcggttgaactttcaaaaaatcgaaaaagtgcaatttttgaacccgaataacttttgaataaaaaataaaatagcaattttgctcactgcatttgaaagttcaagtcaaattctatcggttttgactatttgcattgctaaaaactaagtttttatttgttaaacaaagccataaacacatagtgtttcccgtacccaatgcatgcgttttaatgtacgtaatctacgtagaaattgtcggTATGCGCGCCTActagcctattttacttcaaatcaggcccgaggcactatacaattttcgggcccctaaatataatttattaatgaTAATACTAACTTTTATAaatgaattaattatttaatagaaatacagttgcaccagaaatttaaagttttattaaCAATACAGTCCCTGGCAGCATTATTAGACTCACTATAAGATTTTATAAAGTATATTAATAATTGTGAGCTGCTACTAAATAATAGGTTTTTTTATGTACTATAGACAAACTGTATGTTGTTTGGTTGTCCATTTAATTCTCTATATTTTATCACAACTAAAACATTATTAATgaacaaatatgtatttattggcTCTTGAAGGAAAACGGAAATATCGACAATTAGATGTTAATACTTTGTTGAGCCACCTTTACCCGCTATTAGAGCTTCAATTCTGCGCGTCATACTATCAATGCAAACCTGTACGGTCTCCTGTATTTAAGGATGATGGTGACACACGTAAATTATCCTTTCTATTTTCTAACTGGTTCTCCATTTGGACACCAGTCTTGGAGCTGCGGTATCAATCGCCTTTGCAAGACATCTTTGTACTGGTCTTGCCTCATCATTCCTTTTACCACGCATGGACGTCCCATACCCTTGCCGCTAATGACTGGCCAAATATCACTTTTGCAGGGTGCTACAGTGTGAACAACACAGTATGGATGAAAATTTTCTCGAAGACGACGACGCCAAAAATTGGGCTTTGTACTGCAACATTTCAAATGTGATTTTATCACTGAAGCAGACCtgtcaacaataaaaaaaatgctgTGGAGCACCctataaaaatgataatttgGTCAGTCATTATCGGCAAGGGCACTGGACGTCTGTACGTGGTAAAAGGAATGATGCGACAAGATCAGTACAAAGATGTCTTCCAAAGGCGGTTGATTTTGCAGCTCCAAGCTCCAAGACTGGTTTCCAAATGGGGAACCATTAAATTTTATGCAAGATGGAGCTCCTTGCCATACAGCATGGACTGTTAAACTTTGCAGAAGCTTTATCAGATTTGGCAGAAAAGACATTGCTTTGTTGGATTGGCCGGGTAATAGCCTCGATAGGAACTCTACAGAACACTTTTGGGAGTAAATGAAAACAGAAGTGGCTAAAGATATGATCACAAACAAAACGCAGCTCTTAGAAAGAATAATTTATATGTGCAACCATCATCCTCAAATGCAGGATATAATACAGGTTTGCACTGATAGTATGTAGTGCAGAATTAAAGCTCTAATAGCGGCTCAAGGTGGCAcaacaaaatattaacatttaattGTCGTTATTTCTGTTTTCCTTCAAGAGTTGAAAAATACGTATGTgttgattaataataataatgatcttttatttataacaaaatatagacaattaaatggacaaccaaacaacacacattgtgtctggtacatacgaaaaacctatttagtatcaccttagaattaacattttttataaaatcttatagtgcatctaataaaatttatatttaaacaactAAACATTGTTCATGGAGAACGGTTCATTGTTTATGAATATGACTCTTATTATTAGATATCATATCATTTCTCTTTcgtaaaataaaagaattttgaaaatgtattttgttattgcaataaaaaaaatgtttggtGATCTTTTCGGGTCctattaaaatgcgggcccgaggcaggtgcctcacgggcctagtggtaaaataggccctggcgcctactcgttggatttcaaatgagaaatgcactGAAAttatcattcaatcactatgtgtctgtagctttgtttaccaataaaaaagttaatttttagcaattaaagtaatcaaaaccgatagaatttgacttgaactttcaaatgcggtaagcagaattgctattttatttttcaatcaaaagttattggggttcaaaaattgcaatttttcgattttttgaaagtttaaccgcgtttatgtcgaaaactatgcatcctacgaaaaaacttgtaaaaacattttttgcttagaatgacccaaaaaatacaagaaaatgttttgtattgcgaaaaatcgctgttatgtgattcctcaagttctttgtttataacaatctgatcgacatccggatcgactgttacccaaaaaattcgtgttctcctggtcaaaatacataaaaaaaaacttaggtaagtccatctgaattaaggaggccgttgtacccccactggcgacaggactaatgatGTATTAATCACAGATAACTTACAGGATACAGTTTCTATGACACATTCGCTTAAAACTCTGTCTGAGAGagcaggattaaaaataaaccttgAGAAAACTAAACCAAACAAGCTAAGAGACAGGAGCAAGTACAGAGTTCGAAGGACGTAAGGACTGGTCAACCGGATATTGTCTAATTGCTGAAATCTCCGAAAAATTCGATAGAAGTAAAATTGATAGACAATGAGTAATATAGACAAATAAACTTGAAATCTgctaatatacatatatacaggAAACAATATAGTGTTTAATAAGGATGATGATGTTATTTATCTAATTCGAGATTCTCGATCAACATCAGCGTTACAAGCGTCGTTGAGAGGTTCGGAAAATCAAGAACCTCGATCAGAGTTAGCACTTCGAGTGGCGCTGGGAGACTTGGTAAAGATGTGCGCACAAAAGATGATTAAGGAgatagtaataataaaaaataataagaataagCCAATTCTCAATAAAATACGAAAGGATCCaagaatttttaaagaaaaaatgtataaaagtttGTAAAATACAAGACAAACAAAACATAGCAGATTGGAAATTAAGAAGAGTTATAATTAACAAATTCCACATGTTACCTACAGGAGGGCATGCAGGAACAAATAGGATGTAGAGAAATATACGAAAATACTATTTTTGGAACGGATTATGAAGAGATGTCGAAGAATATGTAAAAAGATGCGATGACTGCCAAAGGCATAAGCACTCGAAAAGAAACAGACAACCCATGAATATCACATCGACAGCCACCAGCGCATTTGACACGATATTCATAGACCTGGTATGCCCACTCGAGGTGGATGATAATGGGAAGGGATATAAtatacggaatgggacgtttcgatgccgccggttcatcgccggccatttcgatgccgccggttcatcgccagtccattttttagaatcgttgatagatggcgctttaattggaaaaacacgatttattagcgccatctatcagcaattttaaaaaatgtttcgaataaatgttgcttaatttttcatgacgaattcgaatctgcaataaaaactgggggttgctatttaatattttaaatttaccccccaccccgtctccagggggtgggttggagggtcatttttggtgtttttcgataggttttcgaaaaatattaaaaacctgttttttggtttctcatttggaagtgtatttctcgagatatcagaccgtttctataatttacctatggtatcaggataaatcgttctTCCCAAttctagcgccatctatccacagttcgaaaaaatgtcttgaataaaagttgcttacttttacgtaacgaatccaaatctgcaagaaaaactaggggtttccatttgagattttatagttaccccccaccccaccttcgggggggtgtagtgggggttggtgtttagtgtcattggatagatttttaaaaatgattgaacacgaatttttcagtttttcgatccgatgtttagttcgcgaaatattcgaccgttccactacttttgggacaccctatataatatattgttacaATGCGAATTAAGCAAAtacgtaataaaaaaaataaagaagccGAAACAGTAGCCAAATTATTGGCAAATATTTCATTTTGAGGTATGGAGTATCCAGAAGGATTGTAACAGAGTTTATGGCAAGAATAATTAAGGAAACATGCGCATTGCTGCAAATAGAGCAACTAAACTCCACAGCATATCACCATGAGACAATTGGAGCAATagataaaattaaacatctttaTTGAAAaagtatatgtatgtatattacttataaattaaaaaacatgtcataaataaacaaatgcacatataaaaataattgaaaatataaaagTCTTGAACCGAGATATTTGTCATTTTATCTATTTTTCTTCTACAATCTGAGCTAGTAAATTTTTAAGATCGTGTATCTCCTGCTGTAGTAAATCAATATCACTAGCAGCAGCTGAAGCCATACCTTTTTCTCTAAAGTACCTCTGCACTAACAAAGTCATCAGCGCTGGATATTCTATCTCATTCGCCCTTCCAACAAATTCATTTTGCAGAAAACTATCTCTATCAAATCTACAACAACATTTAGATTTGGTATTAGATCAACTAAGAAGAGTCAACAAATTATTAACACCGTTAGGAGTGAGAAATATTCCTCAGTTATAAGCAATGGATCCAAATGATGCCAGAATTTCCTTTCAAGATCGGTTTGATCATTACTCGTTACATCCAAGTAAGAAGCCAACCAAAAGAGAAATGTGAGTACAAAAAGCATGTTGTTTACTAGTCCATGTCAACTCCATAACTTTTTGAAGAAACTTGCTGGGGTATCAATACCAACATTCTAATTCAGCTCCAAATGCTTCTCCTCCTTTAGGATTTAGGTAGGGCGTTGTCTTGTCAACCTATTTTGTATATGTACAAATCTCTTAAAGTGGTCCACATCTTTGGTATATACCCTAGTGCTAAGCCAGCACTAAAGATCTTTGTTAGGATGGTCAATAAGATGTTCAATCCTTTTTGTAGCAGTGCAGGAAATATTCCATCCTCCCCTGGAGATTTAAATGGAGCAAAGTGGTTTATTGCCCACTTTACATTCTCCGGTGATGTTGATTGAGGATAATTTCTAGGGCTTCTTTCCTAGGACGATTAGGTCATTCTAGGTTTTCAGCCTGAGTCTGCTCAACAATACTTGTTGATCCTGGGTAGTGGTTCAGTAGTAAGAGCTCTAGAGTTTTCTTTTTAGATTCGGTAAAGGTGCCATCAAGTCTTTGAAGAAGCCCTGTGCCGGATCCTTAGAAACAATCTTGTGGATTCTAGTAGTGGCAGGTATATCTGAAATACTCTGGCAGAACCTCATCCAAGATTCGCTTTTCGCTTTTCCTATGTCTTTATTGAATTCCgtaaaaataactttaaattGGAGGAAAAACCATCAACAACATTAGATATGGGGATGACAAAGTGACCATGGTtgaaagtatcgaagatcttTGTTTCCTTATGGACCAAGTCACTATGAATAGTTGAAAAAATCATAGGAATGGATAAAATGAAACAGctttattgaaaaaatatatgtatattacttataaattaaaaaaacttgtCATAAATAAAGAAATGCAAATATAAAAACGATTGAAAATATAAAAGTCTTTTACCTAGATATTTGTAATTTCATCTATTTTTCTTCGACAATCTGAGCTAACAGATTTTTTAGTTCATGTATCTCCTGACATAGTAAATCAAAATCACTAGCGGCAGCTGAAGCCATATCTTTTTCTCTAAAGTACCTCTGCACTAACAAAGTCATCAGCGCTGGATATTCTATCTCATTCACCCTCCCCACAGACTCATTTTTCAGAAAACTATCTCTATCAAATTTACAACAACCTTTAGATTTGGTAGTAGGTCCACTAAGTATGTACATAGACTCAAAAAATTGTTAACACCGTTAGGGTAGGGATTAGGTTGAATGGTGAAGGTGTTGTCGACTGAAGCATAAACTCCATGTAGAAGTCAGTTTTTCCAACAAAAGTCCATTCAACATCCAAGTTATCAATTACTCTCTGAAATGTCGACGACTTTGTATTGTAGCTATGAGCATATTCAATATCATCACTACTATAAGCACCTCGAATAGTGAAAATGCTATGTATCCTACAGCTTCTCTAAATTCATGAGTGTTGGTAATAGTAGTCTCAGGGGTTTCCCCTGGAAGATTTTCTATAACCACATCTGCAGACTCTAATGGGGACATGCACAATATAgcccaaaaaaaagtttttaaagttGATGCAAAATTAGCAAACGATCAGACTTGTGTCTTGATTTGGTTGCTATTAACCTGGACCATTCCGTCGTAATATTGGTAGAACCTGCACAAACCAGCAGAAAACGAGATAATAACAATAACGAAAATTATTACATATTTCACCAAATCAGCCCACATTATACCTAAAGAGATCTGCAATGGTCCCAATAAAATAGTTGActctacaaaaaaaaacaataacccTCAGGTATGAGCAACGGATCCAAATGATGCCAGTATTTCCTTTCAAGATCAGTTTAATCATTATTTTTTGCATCCAAGTAAGATTCCAACCAAAAGAGAAAGGTGAGTACAAAAAGCATGTTGTTTTCTATTCGTTGCCATCTCCATAACTGTTTGAAAAATCTTGCGGGGCCTACCAATACCAACATTCTAATTAAGCTCCAAATGTTTCTCCTCCTGTAGGATTTAGGTAGGGCGTTGTCTTGTCATcctattttgtataggtacaaGTCTCTTAAAGTGGTCCAAGTCGTTAGTATATACCGTAGTGCTAAGCTAGCCCTGAAGATCTTTGTTAAGATGGTCAATAAGATGTTAAATCCTTTTTCTAGTATGGCAGGAAATATTCCATCATCACCTACAGATTTAAATGGAGCAAAGTGTTTTATGGCCCACTTTATATTCTCCGGTGATGTTTATTTTATCTTCTTTCCTACGATGATTAGGTCATTCTAGGTTTTCAGCCTGAGTCTGCTTAACAATAATTGTTAATTCTGGGCAGTGGTTCTGTAATAAGAACTCTATAGTTTCCTTTTTAGATTCGGCAAAGGTGCCATAGGTCTTTTTAGTAGGCCTGTGTCGGATCCTTAAAAAAAATCTTGTCGATTCTAGTACTGGCAGGTATATCTGAAACTCTAGTACTGGCAGAACTTCCTCCAAGATTCGCTTTTGTTATGTCTTTATTGTATTCCGTACTTCGAATTGGAGGAGAAACCATCAACAACATAAGATATGGGGATGACATAGTGACCATGGTTGACAGTATTGAAGATCTTTATTTCCTTATGAATCAAGTCACTgtgtaaatttgaaaaaatagtaGGAATAGATGAAATGAAACATCttttttgaaaaagtatatgtatattacttataaattaaaaaacatgtcataaataaacaaatgcaaatacaaaaataattgaaaaaataaaagtcTTGAACTTAGATATTTGTCATTTTATCTATTTTTCTTCTACAATCTGAGCTAATAAATTTTTGAGCTCATGTATCTCCTGTCGTAGTAAATCAAAATCACTAGCGGCAGCTGAAGCCATATCTTTTTCTCTAAAGTACCTCTGTACTAACAAAGTCATCAGCGCTGGATATTCTATCTCATTTACCCTTCCAACAGATTCATTTTGCAAAAAACTATCTTTATCAAATTTACAACAACCTTTAGATTTGGTAGTAGGTCCACTAAGTAGACTCAAAAAATTGTTAACACCATTAGGGGTAGGGATTAAGTTGAATGGTGAAGGTGTTGTCGACTGAAGCATAAACTCCATGTAGAAGTCAGTTTTTCCGAAAGTCCATTCAACATCCAAGTTATCAATTACTCTCTGAAACGTAGACGACATTGTAGCTATGAGCATATTCAATATCATCACTACTATTAGCACCTCGAATAGTGCAAATGCTATGTACCCTACAGCTTCTGTAAATTCGTGAGTGTTGATAATAGTAGTCTCAGGGGTTTCCCCTGGAAGATTTTCTATAACCACATCTGCAGACTCTAATGGAGACATGCACAATATAgcccaaaaaaaagtttttaaagttGATGCAAAATTAACAAACGATGAGACTTGTTGTGTCTTGATTTGGTTGCTATCAACCTGCACCATCCCGTCGTAGTACTGGTAGAACCTGCACAAACCAGCAGAAAACGAGATTATAACAATAACgaaaattattatatatttagcCAGATCAGCACACATTTTACCTAAAGATATCTGCAATGGTCCCATGTAATAGTTGAGTCTACAAAAAAACATTAACTTAAAATAAGCCATTATAGTTGCTACTGTAAAGCAACCCTCAGCTATGAGCAATGGATCCAAATGATGCCAGTATTTTCTTTCAAGATCAGTTTGATCATTACTTTTTGCGTCTAAGTAAGATGCTAACCAAAAGAGAAATGTAAGTACAAATAGCATGTTGTTTACTATTCCATGCCAACTCCATAACTTTTTGAAGAATCTTGCTGGGCCTACCAATACCAACATTCTAATTAAGCTCCAGATATTACCCACGACAAACGTTATTATTACCGGTTCGAGACCAGAGTTCGGTGGTTTTCTTTTCTGTCCAGTTTTATCTATATTGGACTCTAAGAAAATTATCACCAAAAAAATTCCATATGAAGATATATGactcaacattttgtttattgGTATACTCCAAAATTGGACTAAACCAGAGTTAGGCATTAATAAGCACATGAAGGTAATCACAGGCAACATGAAGGCTCTACCTATTGGGTATAGTAACTTAATAATCTGTGGTTTAATGATATATTCGTGCCAATCCCCACTCCAAGCAGATTCAACA is from Diabrotica virgifera virgifera chromosome 9, PGI_DIABVI_V3a and encodes:
- the LOC114333047 gene encoding short transient receptor potential channel 5-like; protein product: MSADPTPPGVPKLAGKPYQYKRLSDDVDVLVPRPSIVLPQLQEAEKRFFELVASGDVIAVKEYLDQNPTINVNCTNFQGVTALLVAVQGHSDAMVEFLLTQPGIDIGDCVLHAVKDNQPLILTMLLDKLSQISPSLEFVGVTHSSDFPDYVTPLILAAQCGHYEIIKTLIERGHTISKPHPPSCRCSECLLHLEQDDLLHAESLRLNLYRAVANPAYICYSTYDPILTAFRLAKELKDSSFLVPEFRTAYTELSEEVGTFAVDLIACCRSTTEMELILTQSAGLSSSTAFQFPRLTLAMDYKQKTFVAHPNTQQIVESAWSGDWHEYIIKPQIIKLLYPIGRAFMLPVITFMCLLMPNSGLVQFWSIPINKMLSHISSYGIFLVIIFLESNIDKTGQKRKPPNSGLEPVIITFVVGNIWSLIRMLVLVGPARFFKKLWSWHGIVNNMLFVLTFLFWLASYLDAKSNDQTDLERKYWHHLDPLLIAEGCFTVATIMAYFKLMFFCRLNYYMGPLQISLGKMCADLAKYIIIFVIVIISFSAGLCRFYQYYDGMVQVDSNQIKTQQVSSFVNFASTLKTFFWAILCMSPLESADVVIENLPGETPETTIINTHEFTEAVGYIAFALFEVLIVVMILNMLIATMSSTFQRVIDNLDVEWTFGKTDFYMEFMLQSTTPSPFNLIPTPNGVNNFLSLLSGPTTKSKGCCKFDKDSFLQNESVGRVNEIEYPALMTLLVQRYFREKDMASAAASDFDLLRQEIHELKNLLAQIVEEK